One Lactobacillus sp. ESL0785 DNA window includes the following coding sequences:
- a CDS encoding ATP-dependent Clp protease ATP-binding subunit — protein sequence MLCQNCQKRPASIHLYAKVNGQSREINLCGQCYQELKQQGNINMNNDNNGFFGDFDDLFNNLGGNNAAFNNAGQGGQGQPRMSNGGSGHGGNHSLLDQYGTDLTALAKKGKIDPVIGRDKEIARVIEILNRRTKNNPVLIGEAGVGKTAVVEGLAQQIVDGSVPAKLQDKRIISLNVVSLVQGTGIRGQFEQRMQQLIKELQQHDDIILFIDEIHEIVGAGNAEGGMDAGNIIKPALARGDLQLVGATTLKEYREIEKDSALARRFQPVDVKEPSVAETIRILKGIQKRYEDYHHVHYTDDAIKAAAELSERYIQDRFLPDKAIDLLDEAGSRMNLTIPYVDKDKIKERIAAAQQLKQESLKNEDYEKAAYYRDQIEKYNKVKDQKIDPDKSPVITDKIMNKIVEEKTGIPVGDLQKQEENQLQNLAPTLKAHVIGQDSAVDKVARAIRRNRIGFNKSGRPIGSFLFVGPTGVGKTELAKQLAKQMFGSEDAMIRFDMSEYMESYSVSKLIGSAPGYVGYEEAGQLTEQVRRHPYSLILLDEIEKADPSVMNLFLQILDDGRLTDSQGRTVSFKDTIIIMTSNAGQGIKKASVGFAAENATEEKDSARSSMSQFFKPEFLNRLDDVIEFNELTKDNLIQIVNLMLDKTNEMVKNQGLQITVTDAAKKKLVEDGYNPAMGARPLRRTIQEEIEDKVADFKLDHPESKQLTADVNNDQIIISAQDPEQAVTPESPKL from the coding sequence TTGCTTTGTCAAAACTGTCAAAAGCGGCCTGCTTCCATTCACCTCTATGCAAAGGTTAATGGTCAAAGCCGTGAAATTAATTTATGTGGACAATGTTATCAAGAACTTAAACAACAAGGAAATATTAATATGAATAATGACAACAATGGTTTCTTCGGCGACTTTGATGATTTATTTAATAATCTAGGCGGAAATAACGCTGCGTTTAACAATGCTGGTCAAGGCGGTCAAGGTCAACCACGGATGAGTAACGGCGGTTCTGGTCATGGCGGCAATCACAGCTTACTTGACCAATATGGTACTGACCTAACAGCCCTAGCCAAAAAAGGTAAGATTGATCCGGTAATTGGCCGTGACAAGGAGATCGCCCGCGTAATTGAGATTTTAAATAGAAGAACTAAGAATAATCCGGTATTAATTGGTGAAGCCGGTGTAGGTAAAACAGCAGTTGTTGAAGGCTTAGCTCAACAAATTGTTGATGGTTCTGTCCCCGCTAAACTACAGGATAAACGCATCATTTCTTTAAATGTCGTTTCACTTGTTCAAGGTACTGGTATTCGTGGCCAATTCGAGCAGCGGATGCAACAATTAATTAAAGAATTACAACAGCATGACGATATTATTTTATTCATTGATGAAATTCACGAAATTGTTGGTGCAGGTAATGCTGAAGGCGGTATGGATGCCGGTAATATCATTAAGCCAGCCTTAGCTCGCGGTGATTTACAACTAGTCGGTGCAACTACCTTAAAAGAATATCGGGAAATTGAAAAAGATTCTGCTCTAGCCCGACGGTTTCAACCAGTTGACGTTAAAGAGCCTTCAGTTGCCGAAACGATCCGTATTTTAAAGGGTATTCAGAAGCGGTATGAAGACTACCACCATGTTCATTATACTGATGATGCAATCAAGGCAGCAGCAGAATTGTCTGAGCGTTATATCCAAGACCGGTTTTTACCAGACAAGGCCATCGATCTCCTTGACGAAGCCGGTTCAAGAATGAACTTAACCATTCCTTACGTTGACAAGGATAAAATCAAAGAACGGATTGCAGCGGCACAGCAACTAAAGCAAGAATCGCTTAAAAACGAAGATTACGAAAAAGCTGCTTATTATCGCGATCAAATTGAAAAGTATAACAAAGTAAAAGATCAAAAAATTGATCCTGACAAATCCCCTGTTATTACAGACAAGATTATGAATAAGATTGTTGAAGAAAAAACAGGTATCCCGGTTGGTGACTTACAAAAACAAGAAGAAAATCAACTGCAAAATTTAGCACCTACTTTGAAAGCACATGTGATCGGCCAAGATAGCGCTGTTGACAAAGTTGCCCGTGCAATTCGCCGCAACCGGATTGGCTTTAACAAATCCGGTCGGCCAATCGGTTCCTTCCTCTTCGTCGGTCCTACTGGTGTTGGTAAAACAGAATTGGCTAAACAGTTAGCTAAGCAAATGTTTGGTTCAGAAGATGCCATGATTCGTTTTGATATGTCCGAATATATGGAATCATATTCTGTTTCCAAATTAATTGGTTCTGCCCCCGGCTATGTCGGCTATGAAGAAGCAGGTCAATTAACCGAACAAGTACGCCGCCACCCATACAGCCTGATTTTATTAGATGAGATTGAAAAAGCTGATCCGTCAGTCATGAATTTGTTCTTACAGATTTTGGATGACGGTCGCTTAACTGACTCACAGGGTAGAACAGTTTCCTTCAAGGATACAATTATCATCATGACTTCAAATGCTGGTCAAGGAATTAAAAAAGCTAGTGTGGGGTTTGCTGCTGAAAATGCTACTGAAGAAAAAGATTCTGCAAGAAGTTCAATGAGTCAATTCTTCAAGCCAGAATTTTTGAACAGATTAGATGATGTGATTGAATTCAATGAATTAACGAAGGATAACCTCATTCAAATTGTTAATTTGATGCTTGATAAAACCAATGAAATGGTTAAAAATCAAGGCCTACAAATTACAGTTACTGACGCTGCTAAAAAGAAGCTCGTTGAAGACGGCTATAATCCAGCAATGGGTGCTAGACCGTTACGTCGAACTATTCAAGAAGAGATTGAAGACAAGGTTGCTGATTTTAAATTAGACCACCCTGAGAGTAAGCAGCTCACAGCTGACGTTAACAATGATCAAATCATTATTAGTGCGCAAGATCCTGAACAAGCAGTTACACCTGAAAGTCCAAAACTTTAA
- a CDS encoding phosphocarrier protein HPr → MEKRDFHVVAETGIHARPATLLVQAASKFGSDINLEYNGKSVNLKSIMGVMSLGVGKGADVTITADGDDEKDAISAISDTMKKEGLAE, encoded by the coding sequence ATGGAGAAACGCGATTTTCATGTTGTTGCAGAAACAGGTATTCATGCTCGTCCAGCCACACTTTTAGTACAGGCTGCTTCTAAGTTTGGTTCAGATATTAACTTGGAATATAACGGCAAGTCAGTTAATTTGAAGTCAATCATGGGCGTTATGTCACTTGGTGTCGGTAAGGGTGCAGATGTTACAATCACTGCTGATGGTGATGACGAAAAAGATGCAATCAGTGCTATTTCTGACACAATGAAAAAAGAGGGCTTAGCTGAATAA
- the ptsP gene encoding phosphoenolpyruvate--protein phosphotransferase → MTKTLKGIAASDGIAVAPAYLLVEPDLSFTKTTVSDADSELARFKKAIAASTKEVEAIRDRAKKSLGEDEAQVFEAHLMILNDPEFTGAIETEIKDQQVNSEAALDETAQKFIAIFEGMTDNAYMQQRAADVRDVSKRVMAHLLNKELPNPAAIDHEVVVVAHDLTPSDTAQLNKKFVKGFVTDIGGRTAHSAIMARSLELPAVVGTDSITKDVQNGQTLVVDGLNGDAVVEPSDDQVVDYQKKSEAFLVQKAEWEKLKNEPSVTKDGKKFTIAANIGTPNDMQGVNDNGAEAVGLYRTEFLYMDSKDFPTEDQQFTAYKEVIEGMHGKQVIIRTMDIGGDKHLDYWDLPDEMNPFLGVRAIRLSLKNEEIFRTQLRALLRASAYGKLGIMFPMIGTLGELRKAKSILAEEKDKLTAKGIKVGADLQVGMMIEVPAAAVLADQFAKEVDFFSIGTNDLIQYTMAADRGNDNVSYLYQPANPSVLRLIKHTIDAAHENGIWCGMCGEAAGDNTMFPILLSMGLDEYSMSATSILRIRSLMKKFSTADIKELANKACYVSETAEENEKLVADLMKKVN, encoded by the coding sequence ATGACCAAGACTTTAAAAGGAATTGCTGCTAGTGACGGGATTGCTGTTGCTCCAGCCTATCTCTTGGTAGAACCAGATCTTTCTTTTACAAAGACTACTGTCAGTGATGCTGATAGTGAATTGGCTCGTTTTAAAAAGGCAATTGCGGCTTCAACTAAAGAAGTTGAGGCAATTCGTGATCGTGCCAAGAAGAGTTTAGGCGAGGATGAAGCTCAAGTTTTTGAAGCTCATTTAATGATTTTGAATGACCCTGAATTTACTGGTGCCATTGAAACTGAAATCAAGGATCAACAAGTTAATAGCGAAGCTGCTCTTGATGAAACTGCACAAAAATTTATTGCGATTTTTGAAGGTATGACTGATAACGCTTATATGCAACAACGTGCTGCTGATGTACGCGATGTGTCTAAGCGAGTAATGGCCCACCTGTTGAATAAAGAATTGCCTAATCCAGCCGCAATTGATCATGAAGTAGTTGTAGTTGCGCACGACTTAACGCCAAGTGACACTGCTCAATTAAATAAGAAATTTGTTAAGGGCTTTGTAACCGATATTGGTGGTCGGACTGCGCACTCAGCTATTATGGCACGTTCACTTGAATTGCCAGCTGTTGTTGGGACTGATTCAATTACTAAGGATGTCCAAAATGGTCAGACTTTAGTTGTAGATGGTCTTAACGGTGATGCTGTTGTTGAACCAAGTGATGACCAAGTTGTTGATTATCAAAAGAAGAGCGAAGCTTTCTTAGTCCAAAAGGCTGAATGGGAGAAGTTGAAGAACGAACCTTCGGTAACTAAGGACGGTAAGAAGTTTACAATCGCTGCTAATATTGGTACGCCAAATGATATGCAGGGTGTTAATGACAATGGTGCTGAAGCCGTTGGCTTGTACAGAACTGAGTTCTTGTACATGGATTCTAAAGACTTTCCAACTGAGGACCAACAATTCACTGCTTATAAAGAAGTAATCGAAGGAATGCATGGTAAGCAAGTTATCATTAGAACCATGGATATTGGTGGCGACAAGCACCTTGATTACTGGGACTTACCAGATGAAATGAATCCTTTCTTAGGTGTTCGGGCAATTAGGTTATCGCTGAAGAATGAAGAAATCTTCCGGACACAGTTACGTGCTTTGCTTAGAGCTTCTGCTTATGGCAAGCTGGGAATTATGTTCCCAATGATTGGTACTTTGGGTGAATTGCGCAAAGCCAAGTCAATTTTAGCTGAAGAAAAAGATAAATTAACTGCTAAGGGTATTAAAGTTGGTGCAGACTTACAAGTTGGAATGATGATTGAAGTTCCAGCCGCAGCTGTTTTAGCTGACCAATTTGCTAAGGAAGTTGATTTCTTCTCAATTGGAACCAATGACTTAATTCAATACACAATGGCTGCTGATCGGGGTAATGACAATGTTTCTTATCTTTACCAACCAGCTAATCCATCGGTTTTGCGTTTAATCAAGCATACGATTGATGCAGCCCATGAAAATGGTATTTGGTGTGGCATGTGTGGTGAAGCCGCTGGTGATAACACTATGTTCCCAATTTTACTGTCGATGGGTCTAGATGAATATTCAATGAGTGCTACTTCGATTTTGCGGATTAGAAGCTTAATGAAGAAGTTTTCAACTGCGGATATTAAGGAATTAGCTAACAAAGCATGTTACGTTTCCGAAACGGCAGAAGAGAATGAAAAATTAGTAGCTGACTTGATGAAAAAAGTTAACTAA
- the spxA gene encoding transcriptional regulator SpxA, which produces MVNLYISPSCTSCRKAKAWLKKHDIAFKERNIFSEPLTKDELIQILRMTENGTEEIISTRSRAFQQLKVNLDDLSIDQLLDLVEKNPSLLRRPIIMDDRRLQVGYNEDEIRRFLPRKVRRLELEEMQKIADM; this is translated from the coding sequence ATGGTAAATTTATATATATCTCCGAGTTGTACCTCATGTCGGAAGGCGAAAGCTTGGTTGAAGAAGCATGACATTGCTTTTAAAGAAAGAAATATTTTCTCTGAGCCGTTAACTAAAGACGAACTTATTCAAATTTTACGAATGACTGAAAATGGTACCGAAGAAATTATTTCTACGCGTTCAAGAGCTTTTCAACAATTAAAAGTTAATCTTGATGATTTATCAATTGATCAGTTGCTTGACTTAGTAGAGAAAAATCCTAGTTTGTTAAGACGACCAATTATTATGGACGATCGGCGGTTGCAGGTTGGCTATAATGAAGATGAAATTCGGCGGTTTTTGCCACGGAAAGTTCGTCGTCTTGAGCTTGAGGAAATGCAAAAGATTGCTGACATGTAA
- a CDS encoding adaptor protein MecA → MHVDHINENTIRVRIDKNELANRGLKVLDLLGDKSKIQHFFYSILDEVDTDHSFSQDAPVTFQVMPNKGGLDLLISKVTDKDRNNLAQFLNDDGETAEAEDDLDSRRSFIDLDADNEVQAQPAPTTIPAETATPKKDKSFWKFQKKQAYSFDDLDALTELADNLRVSDLGSSLYFERGKFFLELTFANEDYAEIKPADAWAIANEYGLKVKSEEMARVRTTGKCLIASDALGQLRHYFGHAKR, encoded by the coding sequence GTGCATGTTGATCATATTAACGAAAATACTATTCGGGTAAGAATAGATAAAAATGAATTAGCTAACCGCGGACTCAAGGTGTTAGATTTGCTGGGTGATAAAAGTAAGATTCAGCACTTTTTCTATTCAATTTTAGATGAAGTTGATACGGACCATTCTTTTAGTCAGGATGCACCAGTAACTTTTCAGGTAATGCCAAATAAGGGTGGACTTGACCTGTTAATTAGCAAGGTAACTGATAAGGATCGTAATAATTTAGCCCAGTTTTTGAATGATGATGGTGAAACTGCAGAAGCAGAAGATGATTTAGACTCGCGGCGTTCATTTATTGATTTGGATGCTGATAATGAGGTGCAAGCACAACCTGCTCCCACCACTATCCCAGCAGAAACGGCTACTCCGAAAAAGGACAAGTCGTTTTGGAAATTTCAAAAGAAACAGGCTTACAGCTTTGATGATTTAGATGCTCTGACAGAGTTGGCAGATAACTTACGAGTTAGTGATTTGGGATCGAGTCTTTACTTTGAACGGGGAAAGTTTTTCCTTGAATTAACTTTTGCAAATGAAGATTATGCGGAGATTAAACCAGCTGATGCGTGGGCAATTGCCAATGAGTATGGCTTAAAAGTTAAGTCAGAAGAAATGGCGCGTGTTAGAACAACAGGTAAGTGTTTGATTGCTAGTGATGCGTTAGGTCAATTACGGCATTATTTTGGTCATGCTAAGCGTTAA
- a CDS encoding competence protein CoiA family protein, with protein MYAALLNKNLVLAVTEADLIRRGEKRLVGQQYLCPRCHKRVQLIIKASKPYFKHRPRISHLQGEKEEHAMSKALLQSALCAAGFRAQTEVTLAAGQLRADVLASSQLAFEVQCAPLSKTEFTHRHQLYCQIGIADLWVVGRRHYLQAKIKTSQLIFFRKNQVWRTYYFEIDPYHRQLRLKYNVLLEPLTNKLHYQIEYFSLDATGLRALWQFQPALKQYEVQPAKQKHYLELQLAEKSKKGSQIAWQLYQRQMTINDLPSWVFGKMREVNYSDNVTQYFKLNASDNQRKR; from the coding sequence TTGTATGCAGCACTTTTAAATAAAAATTTAGTTTTGGCAGTGACGGAAGCTGATTTAATTAGGCGGGGCGAAAAAAGGTTGGTCGGTCAGCAATATTTGTGTCCCCGTTGCCATAAAAGAGTGCAATTAATTATTAAAGCAAGTAAGCCTTACTTTAAGCATCGACCAAGAATTAGCCATCTGCAGGGCGAAAAAGAGGAGCACGCAATGAGCAAGGCTTTATTGCAGTCGGCTTTATGTGCTGCTGGTTTTAGGGCACAAACAGAAGTTACACTTGCAGCTGGTCAGTTGCGCGCTGATGTTTTAGCTAGTTCACAGCTAGCATTTGAGGTCCAATGTGCTCCTTTGAGTAAAACAGAGTTTACTCATCGTCATCAGTTATATTGTCAAATAGGAATTGCTGATCTTTGGGTAGTTGGTCGTCGTCATTATTTACAGGCAAAAATAAAAACGTCACAGCTAATTTTCTTTCGCAAAAACCAGGTGTGGCGTACTTATTATTTTGAAATAGATCCTTATCATAGGCAGCTACGTTTAAAATATAACGTGCTGCTTGAACCATTAACGAATAAATTACATTATCAGATAGAATATTTTAGCCTAGATGCTACGGGGTTACGAGCCTTATGGCAATTTCAGCCTGCACTTAAACAATATGAAGTTCAGCCTGCTAAGCAAAAGCATTACTTAGAGCTGCAACTTGCTGAAAAAAGTAAAAAGGGTAGTCAAATTGCGTGGCAGTTATACCAACGGCAGATGACAATTAATGATTTGCCTAGTTGGGTTTTTGGTAAAATGAGGGAAGTTAACTATTCAGATAATGTAACACAATATTTTAAATTAAACGCAAGTGACAACCAGAGGAAACGCTAG
- a CDS encoding DsbA family protein, which yields MFEIFLFVNPIGIYCYDTEVLIKQAINELNIDTSFHFIPITNTEVIKHDIIRRKKDGQKAIDIPQYTIAAFQTLRIYHAIKFEYGNKKARYYLIKLQQALNRDFNVYSEKLQQEIIKKLNLNFKRLKDPKISKYIDDSIERDKQLAKKSKVYNIPTTVIYNESGNYNGIMLEGLVAHDKLIRLFKNDSRLIDEKKQPTANVSSVSSGCHLRLI from the coding sequence ATGTTTGAGATTTTTCTTTTCGTTAATCCAATTGGCATTTATTGCTACGACACAGAAGTCTTAATTAAACAAGCGATTAATGAACTTAATATTGATACTAGTTTTCATTTTATTCCCATTACTAATACTGAAGTTATTAAGCATGACATTATTCGCCGCAAAAAAGATGGGCAAAAAGCCATTGATATTCCGCAATATACTATTGCTGCATTCCAGACTTTGCGGATTTATCATGCAATTAAGTTCGAATATGGTAATAAAAAAGCCCGCTATTATTTAATCAAATTACAGCAGGCACTAAATCGTGATTTTAATGTCTATTCTGAAAAATTGCAACAAGAAATCATCAAAAAATTAAATTTAAATTTTAAACGACTTAAAGATCCTAAAATTAGCAAATATATTGATGATTCAATTGAGCGCGATAAGCAACTAGCAAAGAAATCTAAGGTTTACAACATTCCAACAACTGTTATTTATAATGAGAGTGGTAATTACAACGGTATTATGCTTGAAGGGCTGGTCGCTCATGACAAGTTAATCCGGCTATTTAAGAACGATAGTCGTTTAATTGACGAAAAAAAACAGCCAACAGCAAACGTCTCTAGCGTTTCCTCTGGTTGTCACTTGCGTTTAATTTAA
- a CDS encoding CYTH domain-containing protein — translation MSENNEIEAKTILTKETYRTLCRAFPIKHDLQQVNYYFDTATSLLKQHHISCRIRLFTDYAEQTLKVPNSQPVQHHFHEALEINDTLKLSDAQNLLTQAQKKHIITFSANVGIYLQAHFGSNLKLELQTFSKTHRILAAGPQNCELTFDATSYPDDYEDFELEIENSNPNLIKKVLEQLEEKYHFQQTKTTKNQPKIARAYLHQKKINNM, via the coding sequence ATGTCAGAAAACAACGAAATTGAAGCCAAAACTATTTTAACTAAAGAAACTTACCGTACTTTATGCCGTGCTTTTCCCATTAAACATGACTTACAGCAGGTCAATTATTATTTTGACACTGCTACTAGCTTACTCAAGCAGCATCATATCAGCTGTCGTATACGTTTGTTCACTGATTATGCCGAACAAACATTAAAAGTCCCCAACTCACAACCAGTGCAGCATCATTTTCATGAAGCACTAGAAATTAACGATACCTTAAAATTATCTGATGCACAAAATTTACTTACTCAAGCACAAAAAAAGCACATCATTACCTTTAGTGCCAACGTAGGAATATATTTACAAGCACATTTTGGTTCTAATTTAAAATTAGAATTGCAAACTTTTAGTAAAACACACCGTATTTTAGCTGCTGGTCCCCAAAATTGTGAGCTAACCTTTGATGCCACAAGTTATCCTGATGACTACGAAGATTTTGAATTGGAAATCGAAAATTCTAATCCTAATCTAATCAAAAAGGTACTAGAGCAATTAGAAGAAAAGTATCATTTTCAGCAAACTAAGACTACTAAAAATCAACCTAAAATTGCTCGTGCTTATCTCCATCAGAAAAAAATCAATAATATGTGA
- a CDS encoding GTP pyrophosphokinase family protein has product MKMDWDNFLWPYGEAVNELKVKFRSLRQSFLTKGEHSPIEFVVGRVKTVDSIKEKMKRRVISPDVIETDMQDIAGIRIVCQFVDDIYKVVDLIHGRQDMEVLEERDYVQNAKPSGYRSYHMVIAYTVYLPEGAKKLLAEIQVRTLAMNFWATVEHTLNYKYQGSYPADISKRLKSTAETAYKLDEEMSLIKDEVQEAQKIFTKNKGKEKS; this is encoded by the coding sequence ATGAAAATGGATTGGGATAATTTTTTATGGCCTTATGGTGAGGCAGTAAACGAGTTAAAAGTAAAGTTCCGTTCCTTAAGACAGAGTTTTCTGACTAAGGGAGAACATTCGCCAATTGAATTTGTAGTTGGCCGGGTTAAAACAGTTGATTCAATTAAGGAAAAAATGAAGCGGCGGGTAATTAGTCCTGATGTAATTGAAACGGATATGCAGGATATTGCAGGAATTCGCATTGTCTGTCAGTTTGTTGATGATATTTATAAAGTGGTAGATTTAATTCATGGACGCCAAGACATGGAAGTTTTGGAAGAACGTGATTACGTGCAGAACGCTAAGCCATCAGGGTATCGTTCTTACCATATGGTAATTGCTTATACAGTATATTTACCTGAAGGTGCTAAAAAATTGCTTGCCGAAATTCAGGTACGCACTTTGGCGATGAATTTTTGGGCAACAGTTGAACACACCTTGAATTATAAGTATCAGGGCTCATATCCAGCTGATATTTCGAAACGGTTGAAGTCAACAGCCGAAACGGCTTATAAACTTGATGAAGAGATGTCATTAATTAAGGATGAAGTGCAGGAAGCACAGAAAATTTTTACCAAAAATAAGGGTAAGGAAAAATCATGA
- a CDS encoding NAD kinase has translation MRIAIAHNTNDKTLKVVAHLKTLLQKKDGVVFDAKYPDVVITVGGDGTLINAFHRYENQVSSIRFIGIHTGHLGFYTDWRGQDVGKMTDALFLREPESAKYPLLEIELVTEAGEKKRFLALNESAVKRVSHTLEADVYIDDQLFENFRGDGLCISTPTGSTGYNKSLGGAVIHPQLKALQMAEIASINNRVFRTLSSPIVIAPDQWITIVPNADHFVMTVDGKRIDVRNAKKINYRISNKVIRFDRFGHTHFWSRVQSAFIGERNDKL, from the coding sequence ATGAGAATAGCGATTGCTCATAATACCAATGATAAAACTTTAAAGGTTGTGGCTCACCTCAAGACCCTTTTGCAAAAAAAAGATGGTGTTGTCTTTGATGCAAAATACCCGGATGTGGTAATTACAGTTGGCGGGGATGGAACTTTAATTAATGCTTTCCATCGCTATGAAAATCAGGTCAGCTCGATTCGTTTTATTGGTATTCATACGGGACATTTGGGCTTTTATACTGATTGGCGCGGGCAGGATGTCGGTAAAATGACAGATGCGCTTTTTTTGCGTGAGCCAGAATCTGCTAAATATCCGTTGCTTGAAATTGAACTGGTAACAGAAGCAGGCGAGAAAAAACGCTTTTTGGCGTTAAATGAATCCGCAGTTAAGCGGGTATCACATACACTAGAAGCCGATGTCTATATTGATGACCAATTGTTCGAGAACTTCCGCGGGGATGGGCTTTGCATTTCAACACCGACAGGCTCAACTGGTTATAACAAGTCACTTGGTGGTGCAGTTATCCATCCGCAGTTAAAGGCTCTGCAGATGGCAGAGATTGCGTCAATTAATAATCGAGTTTTTCGGACGCTTTCGTCGCCGATTGTAATTGCTCCCGATCAATGGATTACTATTGTACCCAATGCTGACCACTTTGTAATGACAGTTGACGGTAAGCGAATTGATGTTCGAAATGCGAAAAAAATCAATTATCGAATTTCAAACAAGGTAATTCGTTTTGATCGTTTTGGTCATACGCATTTTTGGTCTCGGGTTCAGAGTGCTTTTATTGGTGAGCGTAATGACAAACTTTAA
- a CDS encoding RluA family pseudouridine synthase yields the protein MTNFKLTVQSKSPQQLGAFLMKNGFSKQAINNAKNHQGLILVNHRRRYTSYKLHLGDEIIFVPGCEQANPWLKSSDKPLTIVKEEQNYLVVNKPAGVLSIPSRYEDNDALVNRVLGYFNYQRQSDLKPHVITRLDRDTSGLVLIGKNPIAHARFAKLSKVDFVKKYHAIVHGNFNHGELTGIIKAPIGQKNGTVVRQIDPTGQTAATEYHVLEQVKGASLVELRLFTGRTHQIRVHMQSLGHPLFGDPLYGVKDVFSRQALNCYYLAFPDPFDLDQQVEIKIPEPLDMQQLWQNLQG from the coding sequence ATGACAAACTTTAAGTTAACTGTCCAAAGTAAAAGTCCACAGCAGTTGGGGGCTTTTTTAATGAAAAATGGTTTTTCTAAACAAGCCATTAATAATGCTAAAAATCATCAAGGCTTGATTTTAGTTAATCATAGACGTCGTTATACGAGTTATAAGCTTCACTTAGGTGATGAAATTATTTTTGTCCCGGGATGTGAGCAAGCTAATCCGTGGCTTAAATCATCAGATAAGCCGCTAACAATTGTCAAAGAAGAGCAAAATTATTTAGTTGTGAATAAACCTGCAGGCGTTTTGTCGATTCCGTCACGTTATGAAGATAATGATGCCTTGGTTAATCGGGTACTGGGTTATTTTAATTATCAAAGACAATCTGACCTAAAGCCGCATGTGATTACTCGGCTTGATCGTGATACATCGGGGTTGGTATTAATTGGCAAGAATCCGATTGCCCATGCACGTTTTGCTAAGTTAAGTAAGGTTGATTTTGTTAAAAAGTACCACGCGATTGTTCATGGCAATTTTAACCACGGCGAGTTAACAGGGATAATTAAGGCACCAATTGGTCAAAAGAATGGCACTGTTGTTCGTCAAATTGATCCTACTGGTCAGACAGCCGCAACTGAATATCATGTTCTTGAGCAAGTCAAAGGTGCAAGTTTAGTTGAATTACGCTTGTTTACTGGCCGCACGCACCAAATTCGTGTTCATATGCAGTCGTTGGGACATCCTTTATTCGGTGATCCATTGTATGGTGTTAAAGATGTTTTTTCTAGGCAAGCGTTGAATTGCTACTATTTGGCTTTTCCGGATCCATTTGATTTAGATCAACAAGTAGAAATTAAAATTCCCGAGCCGCTTGATATGCAACAGTTATGGCAGAATTTACAAGGATAA
- a CDS encoding lantibiotic protection ABC transporter ATP-binding protein yields MSDNELLLATKNLTKKYGQTAVIKNLSITIPKNTIYGLLGANGAGKSTTLKMITGIVRLTSGSIWYKGKPWQRQDLHEIGALIENPPLYGNLTAFENLLVRTTSLGLPKERINEVLAIVDLTNTGKKKVKQFSLGMKQRLGIALALINNPRLLILDEPTNGLDPLGIEFLRKLICSLPKKGVTVIFSSHILAEVENVADEIGIIAAGKLGYQGKIPDNTEKLEKLFMTVVRKERVNE; encoded by the coding sequence GTGAGTGACAATGAATTATTGTTAGCAACAAAAAATTTGACTAAAAAATATGGTCAAACTGCAGTAATTAAAAATCTATCGATAACAATTCCTAAAAATACAATTTATGGTCTATTAGGAGCAAATGGTGCGGGAAAATCGACAACACTTAAAATGATTACCGGAATCGTTCGACTAACTAGTGGGAGTATTTGGTATAAAGGTAAACCATGGCAAAGACAGGACTTACATGAAATTGGTGCGCTAATTGAAAATCCACCTTTGTATGGCAACTTAACTGCATTTGAAAATTTACTGGTTAGGACAACTTCTTTAGGTTTACCAAAAGAGAGAATCAATGAGGTATTGGCAATAGTTGATTTAACGAATACAGGTAAGAAAAAGGTTAAGCAATTTTCTTTAGGGATGAAGCAACGTTTAGGAATTGCTCTTGCGTTGATTAATAATCCTAGATTACTTATCTTGGATGAACCAACCAATGGTCTTGATCCTCTGGGAATTGAATTTTTGCGTAAATTAATTTGTTCTCTTCCTAAAAAGGGAGTTACGGTTATTTTTTCAAGTCATATTTTAGCTGAGGTTGAGAATGTAGCCGATGAAATTGGGATTATTGCTGCTGGTAAGTTAGGTTACCAAGGCAAAATACCAGATAATACTGAGAAACTAGAGAAATTGTTTATGACAGTAGTAAGAAAAGAGCGGGTTAATGAATAA